One stretch of Zingiber officinale cultivar Zhangliang chromosome 6B, Zo_v1.1, whole genome shotgun sequence DNA includes these proteins:
- the LOC121989934 gene encoding protein PROTON GRADIENT REGULATION 5, chloroplastic-like → MATTLTAGCGSLPRSSFCGSWATGECGMAELSRSVASVRVARPQRSWPRMGNVNEGKGLFAPAVVLVRNIVGRKRFNQLRGKAIALHSQVINEFCKTVGADNKQRQGLIRLAKKNGEKLGFLA, encoded by the exons ATGGCCACCACTTTGACGGCCGGGTGCGGCTCCCTCCCGCGCTCCTCCTTCTGCGGCAGCTGGGCCACCGGCGAATGCGGCATGGCCGAGTTGTCGCGGTCGGTGGCATCGGTGCGGGTGGCAAGGCCGCAGCGGTCGTGGCCGAGGATGGGGAACgtgaacgaagggaaggggctGTTCGCTCCGGCAGTGGTGTTGGTGCGCAACATCGTCGGCCGCAAGCGGTTCAACCAGCTCCGGGGCAAGGCCATCGCTCTCCACTCCCAG GTGATCAATGAGTTCTGCAAGACCGTAGGGGCGGACAATAAACAGAGGCAAGGATTGATCAGGTTGGCCAAAAAGAATGGAGAAAAGCTTGGATTTCTGGCATGA
- the LOC121991955 gene encoding putative F-box protein PP2-B12 gives MGKEKEDSGIEKLPEGCIAHAIAHTSPLDACRSSAVSTTFRAAADSDLVWHRFLPADTPSILSSALRPFEYSSKRDLFFRLCDPILIDGGKMSMWLERSTGAKCYMISARELTIVWGETPEYWRWISLPDSRFPEVAVRFPEVAELMNVCWLEIRGSIQSKLLTPKTTYAAYLVFKLAYRSRGLDDPPQQASVKVGLRSSTTLVCLQPRSAAARERRIRMGESDPPTLPLARDNGWMEVAIGEFYNEEGEDGEVAISFTEIKGGHWKKGLIVEGIEIRPKHRK, from the exons ATGGGGAAGGAAAAGGAGGATTCGGGGATCGAGAAGCTTCCGGAGGGCTGCATCGCCCACGCCATCGCCCACACGTCGCCCCTCGACGCCTGCCGCTCCTCCGCCGTCTCCACCACCTTCCGCGCCGCCGCCGATTCCGACCTCGTCTGGCACCGGTTCCTCCCCGCCGACACCCCCTCCATCCTCTCGAGCGCTCTCCGTCCCTTCGAGTACTCCTCCAAGCGCGATCTCTTCTTCCGACTCTGCGACCCGATCCTCATCGACGGCGGCAAGATG AGTATGTGGCTGGAGAGATCGACCGGTGCCAAGTGCTACATGATCTCCGCCCGGGAACTCACGATCGTGTGGGGCGAAACGCCTGAGTACTGGCGGTGGATCTCTTTGCCCGACTCCAG ATTCCCAGAGGTGGCAGTCAGATTCCCAGAGGTGGCCGAACTGATGAACGTATGCTGGCTGGAGATTCGTGGCAGCATCCAAAGCAAATTGCTGACCCCCAAAACAACCTACGCTGCATATCTCGTCTTCAAGCTCGCCTACCGGTCCCGCGGCCTCGACGACCCCCCTCAACAAGCCTCTGTCAAAGTCGGCCTCCGCTCATCCACCACACTTGTCTGCTTGCAGCCTCGCAGTGCCGCCGCGCGGGAGCGGAGAATTCGGATGGGAGAGAGTGATCCTCCAACGCTGCCTCTGGCGAGGGATAATGGGTGGATGGAAGTGGCAATAGGGGAGTTTTACAACGAGGAGGGGGAAGATGGGGAGGTCGCCATAAGCTTCACGGAGATCAAGGGTGGGCATTGGAAGAAGGGTCTCATCGTCGAGGGAATTGAGATCAGGCCCAAACACAGGAAGTAG